In Microbulbifer agarilyticus, the DNA window ATGTGTTCACACTGGATATCGGCAATGTTGCCGCCGGTGAAGAAGGCACGGTGCAGTTTGCGGTAATTGTCGACGAACCCCTGCCCAATGGTGTTATTGAAACCAGCAACTCGGCAACCATCGAAGACGACGGCGGCTCCGGGCCCGACCAGAACACCGACAACAATGAAGACAATGAACAGACCCCGCTGGTCGCAGCTCCAGATTATGTAATCGATAAAATTGAGCAGTTCGCCGATCCAGCCAACCCCGGCGATTCGCTCGAGTGGACCATCGAAGTGAGCAATCAGGGCAACCAGGATGGTTCCGGTGTGGTGATTACCGATACCCTGCCGGATACCGATTTGTTCGCCAGCTTTACCGCCAGCAATGGCGGAGTCATTGATTTAGCTGCAGGCACCGTGACCTGGGATATCGGTGATCTTGCGGCGGGTGATTCCGTCACCCTGACCTTGACCGGAGTGGTAGCGGACTCAGTGCCCGTCACCATTCCCACGCAAACCAATACCGTCGAAGTCACCGATGATGGATCCAACGGACCGGACCCGACACCGGACAACAATACCGATAGCGAAGACTTCGCAATCACCTATATCGACCTGTTTGTCGACAAGTCCAATAGTGGCGGAGAGCCCGGCCCCACCGATACGGTGGTATATACACTGAACTACGGCAATAGCGGTACTACCACCGCGACCGGTGTGGTGATCAGTGAAACTTTACCGCCCAATACCAGCTTCGACAGAGCCAGTTCTACGCCCGGCTGGGTACAAAACGGTAATACGTTTACGTTTGACGTAGGCACCCTGGCCCCGGGCGAAACTGGGAGTATCGAGTTCGCGGTCACCATCGACTACCCGCTCGACCCGAGAGTACAGGAAATTGATAACACCGCAGCGATCACTGACGATGGCGACAGTGGCCCGGACCAGAACCCGGACAATAACCGCGACGAAAATGAGATCGATCTGTTCAACCCGGGTCCAAATGTGGACAACATTACCCTGTCGGACCTGCACCCGGATTACATAGAGTCACCCCGCGAATGGGAGCGGCAAAGTGCGCAAATGCACGGTCGGATCATTTCTGCGGAAACCCAAAATGTGAGCGCCAACCTGCAAGGGGGGCGCAACGGGGGCAACTTCGACCCCGCTTTCGGCCCGGTGGACGGCAAGCGCTTTCCCAATGACTGGTCACGGACTTTCAGCAACGACCTCAGTATCGATACAGGCAGCGGCAGCAGTGCCAAATCCAGCCCACTGGCACTGGATCCAGACTTCGGTGGCTACCGCGTCAACTCCCTGTTCGGTGATTTCGAACGGCCAGCGGCCAGCCCCGATCTCCCGGACACGCCAAACATGGCTCCGGCGCCCGGACCACTGCCGATACCGCTGCAAGAGGAGCCGATGAACCTGCCGGGCGAACGCAGCCATATGCAGCAGCAACTGGATGCAATCGCGCTCGAGCTGAGCGAGGCGCGCATCTCGCCACTGCTTGCCGCCCTGGCCACGCTCGGCCAGGAGGATACCCACAGAACAGAGGACTAACACCTCCACAGTACCAGCCAACGAAGCTGACCAATAGGTCGCAAATTCCGGCGTCAGTCCCACACTGTCGTCGGGGTAATTTCGGCGGCTCAACCCCTCGTATTTTCGAAATCCGTCCGCAATATCCCTAAGTAAGCAAGCATACTTCCGTACAATCAAACCCAGATCGGAACTATTTCAATAACCAAATCCAGTCGAGCCACAAGCATGACCGAGATCGCCGAAGCAATCGAAAATCAACAAGCCAGCAGCCTGCAATCCCTGTTGGACAGCCAGCGCCAGGCCTACCTGGCCAATCCCGCGCCCAGCCGCGAAGAGCGCATCAATGACCTGAAGGCGCTGGCGCGTATGATCCGCGACCATCAGGACGAACTGGTAGAGGCAGTGAGTGCTGACTACGGTAACCGCTCACACCACGAAACCCTGTTTGCAGAAATCTTCCCCGCGCTGGATTCCATCAAGGACACCATGAAGCGCCTGAAAAAGTGGATGAAGCCGCAGCGCCGCCACACCGATTTCGCTGCCTTCCCTACATCCTCCACCAAGGTGATCCCGCAGCCGCTGGGTGTGGTGGGCGTAATCGTGCCGTGGAACTTCCCGATCAACCTGTCCTTCGGACCGCTAATTAACATCTTCGCCGCCGGCAACCGCGCCATGGTGAAAATGTCGGAAAACTCCCGCCACCTGACCGCACTGCTGCAGCGTATCAGCGGCGACTACTTCCCGGCCGACAAGCTGGTCTTCCTGGAGGAAACCGGCGGCGTGGGTATCGAATTCTCCACGCTCAAGTTTGACCACCTGATCTTTACCGGCTCCGGCGTCACCGGCCGCAAGGTAATGGCAGCCGCCGCAGCCAACCTGACTCCGGTGACACTGGAACTGGGCGGCAAGTCACCGGCCATTGTCGGCCCGGACTACAGCACCGAGACCGCCGTTGAGCGAGTGCTTTTCTGGAAACTGTTCAATGCCGGCCAGATCTGCACCACCGTCGATTACCTGCTGCTGCCGGAAGACAAAGTGGATGCCTTTGTCGAGAAGGCCAAGCAGGTATTCAAAAAGCGCTACCCAGATATCCAGCACCCGGATTACACCTCGGTCATCGACGAGCGCTCCTTCCAGCGCATCTGGCAAACCCTGGATGACGCCACCGCGCAGGGTGCCACTACCATTGATCTGACCGATGGCCAGGGCAGCCGCGAAGATCCGCTGAAAAAATTCCCCGCGCACCTGCTGATCAACGTCAACGAAGAGATGGACGTGATGAAGCGGGAAATTTTTGGCCCGCTATTGCCGATCAAGACCTACAAAAATCGCGAGGAAGTGGCCAGCTATATCAATGGCGGCGACCGCCCACTGGCGATTTACCCCTTCACCAACGATAAAGGCCTGCGCGATTACTATATCGACCACGTGATGTCCGGCGGCGTCAGCGTGAACAACGCGGTGCTGCATGTAGGCCAGCACGATATTCCCTTCGGCGGCGTGGGCGAGAGCGGCATGGGTCACTACCACGGCTACGAAGGCTTCCTCACCTTCTCCAAACTGCGCCCGGTGTTCTACCAGGGGCCGCTTGATCCGCTGAAGCTACTAATGCCGCCCTACGGCAATGTGGCGAAAAAGATGATGCAGGTCATGCTGCGACTGACGAAATAGCCAGAAAAGTCCCTAGTAAACGCCCCAAGCAAAAGCCGGCTGAGATTACTCAGCCGGCTTTTTTATGCCTGCTCGATACCCAACAGGCTGTGGATGGCAACAACGGGCCCCTCCGCACGCGCCGCCGGCAAACGAAAAATCTTTGTGCCCGGCGGGAAATCTATAGTAGCCTTGCCAGCGTACAAATATTTCGCAAAAACTGAAATATTGGACTTTTGTACTAGCTTGAGAAACAAAAATAAAACATTGGAGGTTTTTTATGTCCCTTTATAGGCTGACTTTTTCATCCCTACTTGCCGTCGCTGCTGGCTTTACGCACGCAGAGACACCCGCAGTTGAGCTCCCAACTTCCCTTCCGGTAATCACTGACGACTGCGGTGGTGCCGGCTGCGCTGATCGCCGCGGTTGGACCACTGCACAGGTACAAGCGATTCTGGATGGCGCAAATTCCAACGCGAATACTCAGGCAAATGTAAATTCCTCAAGCACCGGTGAAAATAACCATTCACAGGGTTTGAGCAAGAGTGCAGACGGCACTCAAGTGGTATATCTGGACTTCAACAATAGCTCGCCGGTTTTCTCGGCTGTTGTGTTCGGAGGCCAATTGCTCCAGTTCCCAAGCTATGAATATTCGCAAGCGGAACGCGATGAAATTCAGCGTCGTATTGAAGCTGACTATACCGGTTTTGATATCGAGTTCACCCAAACACCCCCCGCCTCTGGCGTTTACTCGACCCTAAACTTTGAATGCGAGCAAGATGTCTGCATCGACTTCGGCAATGGCATTTTGTTCGGCCGCGCGCAGAGCATTGATATTGGCAACCAAATTCGTGACGACTCCGCCTTTGTCGATGCCAATTTGTGGCAGGTACTGGCGCAACTGGATCCGTCGGGTAACTTCCTAAGCGATATTTCCGGTGTTCCGCTGGAAAATGGTGATGTTGCAGCAACGCTTTCCACCGCCGTGGTAAATCAGGCATCCAATACCGGTGCGCACGAACTCGGCCATAATCTGGGCCTGCGTCATCACGACTCGTTTGGCTCTCCAGGCAATGGCATTCCGACGACCGGAGTGCCTTCACCACTGGCGTTTTTCCCGGTTTTTGATGGTCCGATCGCGGGTGATGAGGCAGTACTGCACACCATGGCATCCGGCGCGAGCGTAGGCCTGGGACTCTCCGGCAGCACCAGCAGTGATCGCTTCTTCTCCGAGCGCTCGGTGATTAAGTTGGTCGCGGGCGAGCGTAGCCGCCTGGTCAGCGAAACGTCAGTAACCGGCAAAAACAAGAAGGTACATCTGCGTCGGGTAGTGGCACCCAACACTATTCTCGATGGTGATAACGCCGATGGTCGTCTGGATATCCGCGAAGCATTAATCCGCGGTGAAATCAGCCAGTCGGGTGAGATTGATGCCTATCGATTTAATGCAAAAGCCGGCGACGTGGTGAGTGCTGAATTTAATGGCTTTGACGTACCGGTTGGCGATCCAGTCATCGGTGCCATCACTCTGTTCCTTGAGAATACAGATGGCAGCTCGACTCTGGTGGCGCAAAACTTCCAGAATTTTGAAGGCTTCGATGCCCTGCTGATTGATGCGGAACTTCCGGAGAACGGCACTTATCGTATGGAAGTCAGCGCACCTAACTTGCTGAGCTTCGGCTACGACGAAAACGGCCAGCCCACCCTGTTCCCACTTGATGAGACGGGTAACGGCCAGTTCCGTACCGGCGATTACAACCTCAGCATCTACAAGGTTGAAGGAAAACCGGGCCAGGGAGTTAGCTCCGTCCCTGGTGCATAATCCATCAACTTTGATCTTAGAAAGCCGGCGACTCGCCGGCTTTTTCTTTAGCTGTGTCGACGAAGGCGACTTGGAGAATTTCCGGGGCTAATAGGACATCCTCGCGCTCCCCAAAGGGCGCCCGCTCTCACATCTCCCATTGCACCAAATCAACCTAAGTCGAGCGCATCCAACGCTTCGGACAGCGTCTTCACGGGTATTACCTGCATCCCCTCGATATCATCCTTCAGACGATTCGCCGCGGGCACAATGGCCTTGCGGAAGCCGTGTTTGGCGGCTTCACGCAGGCGTTCCTGGCCGGAAGGTACAGGGCGAATTTCGCCGGCGAGACCTACTTCGCCGAAGATCATCAGTTCGCGATCGAGGGTGCGGTTGCGGAAGCTGGAGACCACTGCCATCAACAGGGTGAGGTCAGCACTGGTTTCCATCACCTTTACGCCGCCGACCACGTTGATAAACACATCCTGATCACCGACTAACACGCCGCCGTGGCGATGCAAGACCGCGAGTAGCATATTCAAGCGGTTCTGATCGAGCCCCACTGCGACCCGACGCGGGTTGCCGAGGCTGCTGTCGTCCACTAGCGCTTGCAACTCTACCAGCAATGGGCGAGTGCCCTCCCAAACGGAAGTTACCACCGAGCCCGCGGCGATTTCATCGGCGCGCTGCAGGAAAATCGCGGAAGGGTTGGAGACTTCTTTCAAACCCTGCTCGGTCATCGCAAATACGCCAAGCTCATTCACCGCACCGAAACGGTTTTTGTGCGCGCGCAGGGTGCGGAAGCGGGAGTCGTGGGTGCCTTCAAGCATGATGGAGCAGTCGATAATATGCTCCAGCACCTTCGGGCCGGCGAGGGTACCGTCTTTGGTGACGTGTCCGACGAGAATGAGCGCAGTACCTGTCTGTTTGGCAAAGCGTGTTAAATAGGCCGCGCTTTCTCGCACCTGCGCCACGGAACCGGGGGCAGACTGCACCTCGGCCATATGCATCACCTGAATCGAGTCGACCACCATCACCTTGGGTTTCACTTCACCGGCGGTGAGGCAAATCTGTTCGACATTGGTTTCCGACAGCATCTGCAGGTGGTCCGCGGGTAAGCCCAGCCGCTTCGCGCGCATGGCAACCTGCTGCAGGGATTCCTCACCGGTTACATACAGGGCCGGCAAGCTTTGCGAGAGGTGGCACAGCGTCTGCAACAGCACCGTGGACTTGCCCGCGCCGGGATGGCCACCCATCAACACTACCGAGCCCGGCACCAGCCCACCACCCAGCACGCGGTCCAGCTCACTGGCATTGGTGGGGATGCGCGGTAACTCACTGAGATCAATTTCCGAGAGTTTTTGTACCTTACCCTGACCCGCCGCACCGGCATAGCCCGACTGGGCGCCGGTAAAATTGGCCGCGCGACTGTCGGTGTGCTCGGGGCCGAGGCGCACTTCGCTGAGGCTATTCCAGGCCCCACAGGCACTGCACTGCCCGGCCCACTTGCTGTAGTCGGCTCCGCATTCATTGCAGACAAATGCTGTTTTCGATTTCTTGGCCAAACGTCTTTCTCTGAATTGTGCCCGGCGAAATGTCGCCGGGTCTCACCCTTGGAAGATTCTGGCTGGCAGTCTACATGACCCGTTTGTCGCTGAAAAACCAATAAGCGGGCTAACTTTCCACGCGTACTGTCAGGCCCTCGCCCATAGGCACATCGTCGATGAGCACGGTGACTTCGCCATTTTCATACTGAAACGGAACAGCTCGCCCATCGACCAGCACCCGTGCAGCAGAGTCGATACCCAGCAGGCGCAGGGAAAGATCGCGACTTAGAGGTGCTCCCATATACGTCCCCTCAGCGGCAGCAATAGTGAGCTCTTGGCGGTTGTGCAGGTATTGGATGCGAGTTGTCATTTTCTCTCCGCTGATGCGGTAAGCCTCAGTGACGTCATCATCTTCCACCAGCTCGAAACTACCGTCAGCACCGGCAAACACCATCAGCTCGAGTGCCTGCTTGTCGATAAATGCAGTGCTGAGCGCAAACTCCCGCTGCGGAATAATCGCACCGGCCTTGACGAACAAAGGCAATTCACCAGACTCAGGATTAACCGTTATCTCGCGCCCCCCCTGCTGGGGAGCCGGTTTCTGATCGAAGGTGTACCAGTTACCGGGCGGTAGCCATACTGAGTAAGCTTTACCGGCCTCAATCTGGGGCGCGACCAGTATTGAATCTCCCCACATATATTGAAGGTCATATTGCCAGGCTAGCGCTTCGTGCTGGTAATCCAACAGCATTGCCCGAGCTATGGGCAACCCGCTCTGCGCAGCCATATGTGCACTGGAGTAGAGGTAGGGCATCAATTCATAGCGCTGCGCTGTAAATTGCTTCGCCACAGCCTGCGATGTACCACTGCGGTCCAGCGGCCAACGCGATTGCCCCATACCGTGCGGCTTCCAGATTGGTGAAAAGGCGCCGAGGGCCATTGCCCAGCGCCGGTAGAGATCTTCGTCGGGCCCGTGGGCAGCCTCCCAGTCGTAAAAGCCCCCCGCATCGTGTCCCCAGTATGGAAAACCGGACAGGCCAGCCAACTGCATAGCGCGCACTGTATGTGCCATATCCTTGTTATCGGGGTAAATATCGCCACTCCAGAGTGTTGCATAGCGCTGTGCGCCCGCGGTCATACCACGCACCCAGACATAAGGGCGCTTGTTCAGGTCCGCCTTATCCCAGCCGTCTGCCACCAGCGACTGTGCAATAAAGAAAAACCAATAATTCCGCATTTCTGCTGAGCTGCGGCCATCGGCCAAAATCATGTCTTTCGGGGCGGCGCCCTGCTCATCAAACTCATCGATCCACAACGCGTCGCCGGGATAGCCATCTGCGGGTTTCAACGCGTTGTTGTGGAACGACTGCCAGAACCACTTGCGGAACTTATCGTTGGTGAGATCTGGTGCACTCTCTTTAAAGTCGATTTCTCCGGGGTTAGGCAGGTTAAATGCGTCATCCCAACCGGCCGTGAACTGCCCGATGCAGCGATTGAAATCCAGCGTTATCACCAGCCCATGTTCGGTGAGCCACTGCCCGTAAGCAGACGGGTTCGGGTAGCGTTCGGGATCCCACTCCAACTTCGACTCACAACGCTTCCCTCCTGCCGCGCGCCAGCGGTTGTCGTTAACGACATGATCCAGTGGGTAACCTGCCGCGCGGTGCTCGGTAATTTTCCGCTTCCACCATGTTTCATCGGAGGGTGTCGCAGAATTGTGATCGTGCCCCTTATCGGAGAGCTGCAAACCAAACATGGCTTTTTGCGGCAGACGGGGTCTGCCGGTGAGTTGTGTATAGTGGTCAAGCACGCTGGCCAGTTGCCGCCCCCCGATAAAGAAATAATCCATACGCGCATCAAAACCGTGGGTTTCTATGGCCATGGAATAATCACCACCGGCGGCAAAGCTAAATCGATTGGGAAAGGTGCTATTCAAAAAGACTCCGTAACCTTTACTGGAAAGGTAAAAGGGTACAATTAGAGGCGCC includes these proteins:
- a CDS encoding coniferyl aldehyde dehydrogenase encodes the protein MTEIAEAIENQQASSLQSLLDSQRQAYLANPAPSREERINDLKALARMIRDHQDELVEAVSADYGNRSHHETLFAEIFPALDSIKDTMKRLKKWMKPQRRHTDFAAFPTSSTKVIPQPLGVVGVIVPWNFPINLSFGPLINIFAAGNRAMVKMSENSRHLTALLQRISGDYFPADKLVFLEETGGVGIEFSTLKFDHLIFTGSGVTGRKVMAAAAANLTPVTLELGGKSPAIVGPDYSTETAVERVLFWKLFNAGQICTTVDYLLLPEDKVDAFVEKAKQVFKKRYPDIQHPDYTSVIDERSFQRIWQTLDDATAQGATTIDLTDGQGSREDPLKKFPAHLLINVNEEMDVMKREIFGPLLPIKTYKNREEVASYINGGDRPLAIYPFTNDKGLRDYYIDHVMSGGVSVNNAVLHVGQHDIPFGGVGESGMGHYHGYEGFLTFSKLRPVFYQGPLDPLKLLMPPYGNVAKKMMQVMLRLTK
- the radA gene encoding DNA repair protein RadA — encoded protein: MAKKSKTAFVCNECGADYSKWAGQCSACGAWNSLSEVRLGPEHTDSRAANFTGAQSGYAGAAGQGKVQKLSEIDLSELPRIPTNASELDRVLGGGLVPGSVVLMGGHPGAGKSTVLLQTLCHLSQSLPALYVTGEESLQQVAMRAKRLGLPADHLQMLSETNVEQICLTAGEVKPKVMVVDSIQVMHMAEVQSAPGSVAQVRESAAYLTRFAKQTGTALILVGHVTKDGTLAGPKVLEHIIDCSIMLEGTHDSRFRTLRAHKNRFGAVNELGVFAMTEQGLKEVSNPSAIFLQRADEIAAGSVVTSVWEGTRPLLVELQALVDDSSLGNPRRVAVGLDQNRLNMLLAVLHRHGGVLVGDQDVFINVVGGVKVMETSADLTLLMAVVSSFRNRTLDRELMIFGEVGLAGEIRPVPSGQERLREAAKHGFRKAIVPAANRLKDDIEGMQVIPVKTLSEALDALDLG
- a CDS encoding TIM-barrel domain-containing protein, which gives rise to MKTEQQQQIGVNGSIQGSGVTRENTSVIVTAADGRSLRITPYGDGIVRMQATRADERVFSDSHYAMVERHDWPGEFAMERRGETLILRTEELEVQLDTMTLAASFHHLNDTVPVLREESPVRWRDNEILVSFVADASEHFTGLGHGYFGRAESVDLRGEVIHRNYGSRQIEQAPLIVPFYLSSKGYGVFLNSTFPNRFSFAAGGDYSMAIETHGFDARMDYFFIGGRQLASVLDHYTQLTGRPRLPQKAMFGLQLSDKGHDHNSATPSDETWWKRKITEHRAAGYPLDHVVNDNRWRAAGGKRCESKLEWDPERYPNPSAYGQWLTEHGLVITLDFNRCIGQFTAGWDDAFNLPNPGEIDFKESAPDLTNDKFRKWFWQSFHNNALKPADGYPGDALWIDEFDEQGAAPKDMILADGRSSAEMRNYWFFFIAQSLVADGWDKADLNKRPYVWVRGMTAGAQRYATLWSGDIYPDNKDMAHTVRAMQLAGLSGFPYWGHDAGGFYDWEAAHGPDEDLYRRWAMALGAFSPIWKPHGMGQSRWPLDRSGTSQAVAKQFTAQRYELMPYLYSSAHMAAQSGLPIARAMLLDYQHEALAWQYDLQYMWGDSILVAPQIEAGKAYSVWLPPGNWYTFDQKPAPQQGGREITVNPESGELPLFVKAGAIIPQREFALSTAFIDKQALELMVFAGADGSFELVEDDDVTEAYRISGEKMTTRIQYLHNRQELTIAAAEGTYMGAPLSRDLSLRLLGIDSAARVLVDGRAVPFQYENGEVTVLIDDVPMGEGLTVRVES